GGCGCATTATAGTATAATTGCTTTTTGGTTTAGTGGTTTTTTGTGAATTGGAGGGAAACTTTGCAAAATTCCTTAGCATGATATATTTCTTAGGAATTCCTTTGACTTTGCTGTTTTTCAGAAGCAAGCCTTGTGTGGGCGAGCAGAAGTCATGCTCTCCGCGACACCCCTGTACGGAACATTTCACAGCTGGATGGGCAATGAGCGCGTCCACACGTGTGCGATTAATGAAGACAGGTTGGTGTCCCCCCCGTCCTTTCTACCCTATCTGTCTGATCTTGGCGTTGCATATTAAGTTTTTGATATGGCTACAAAAGGGTTCATCTTAAACATAATATTATTGGTTTACGATTGACGTGCGATAGCATCAGTGTTGTTTTCTGGAGTATGTTAGTTTCATTACGTGATGTTAGATTTTGACAGGTGATCCTTCCAGGTTTCTTGTCGGCTGTTAATTTGGACCAAAATATGGGCCAAAAACCGTCAGACTGtttctctgttttattttcttagaGATTGCATGGTGTGTTTTCTTTCTAAAAACTTTTGTTACTCTCGGCATTTTCCCCGGGCGGGCACGCGGTATCGTTCCGCAGAACTGTGTGACGGGAACGCGACGGCCCGGTCCTGACAGCGAAGTCCACTTGTGTGGTCACCACAATAACATTAGGTACAGTTAGCCTGAAGCGTTAAAGCTTCCCTTGAGCTGGAACCATAACGGACACGGGAATGTCGCCAAACGCAGGAGATTAATGGACTCTAGGCCAATGCAATAAAAGTGGCATGCCGGGATTTAAAACTGCCAGTGGAGGTAGCGTTGGGGAACAGACGCGTTTCTCTTCTAAAAGAGGTATTGCGGGAGGACGTCGTTTATCAGCGTCTAACCCCACCCTTTGCccatctccctccctcctcAACTGCCTCCCCAACCCAAGTAATTACGTCCGGCCATGggaaattcattttatttttggggCGCTTTTCAATGTTCGTAATGACTAGAAAGGATGGGCGAACTTCACGTTTTTCCACGTTTCATATTGTTCTTTTGGATGGACCAGAAAAAATATCCAAATTATATTTGTGCAACTACGTAACACATAGTGCggattaatttttattttattttttttgccgcAAATGTTGATTCCTGCCGCATTTTTTTGCGCAGTAAATTTAAGCTCCGGACAGTGGTAAATATGCGATGTTAGGACAGGGTTGGCACAACCTCCACAAACACCGTGTCTACTTAACACCCGTCACATGTTTTATCCACTGCAGGAGGTACAGTAGGAAAATAATTAATTACTGCGCATTACCAGCGTACTCTGCTAAAATTAATCACAATAGGTCGTAAAATTGTCAATCTCCAGCTAGTCGGGAGTACACTACATGTTTATTCACAGGCATTAAGCGGCTCCAAAATCAGAACTTAACAAAAAGGAGAATTACTGGATATTCAAATaaagttaaataatattttttttaaaaaccacacAAATAAAAATTTGTCATTTGGTCTTATTTTCTTTACCCAAATCATTGCTTCTTCTTGAACTAAATTTGAATATATTTAGACCCGAAAGTCCAGTTTAGATCTGCTTGGACACGAAggagctgtgtgtgtttttgtaaacAGTAAGTGCATTATGTAAATTAAGGTAACTACTTCATTCATTTTAAGGAGGATTTGTTATTGGTGCCCAGTAAAAGGCATTTTTTTGCATCGTGAGGGGGATAAATGGCCCCCCACCGAAAAGGTTGTGATGTGTAATCTTCCCTCTCACTGCCGACTGGCTGAATTGCAAAGGTCAAGGAGGGTACGGAAAATGGGTGTGTGGAGCGTGATTCAATGGCAGTGCTTCCACAAAGCACAGTTACTCCCCGGGGCTGGGTGGgattgggatggggggggtgaaggtggGGGGGTTCGCAGAGGGAATGAGAATGGGGTCCGCTGTGCTTTCATTTCCAAAGGGAGCCTGGTGGTTTAATTGGAGTGGGGAGGGATGGTGGCGGTGGGGTGATAGATGTAGCGGGTCtgtgtgaaccccccccccaccaccaccactaaCCCCTAGCAGCCACccatctcacccccccccccaacctccgCGCCAATCCTGCCGCGCTGACAGCGACAGCAGCCGTGTCGGAAGATAAGGACAGGCCTGCATTATTGAAATCCTGCACCCGTAAAGCCATCAATAACAGAGGCAGCATTCGCTGGGCCCTCGATGGCTTTTCTCTCATGTCATTTCCCCAGCCGGGCCTCGCCGTGATTGAATCTGGCTCGACACAGCGATGATGAAAATTTTCCCTCTGGCAAATGACAGCCattttgccccccaccccccacccccatccaacGCTACCCCCACTTCCTCCCAAGATTATGAGATCTGGCTCCGAGGTGTGTGTTATCAGTGCCTCTGCGATAGCGTGTCCTGAACCGCAGCTGCGTGATGAGCCCGGGGTTTGGCCGCTGGTTCCACCAGCACAAGACGCACCAGCTTGGTCAAACGGAGCCATTCTCCTCGCATTTGTTGACCTGGTGTTTCCCTTCCATAAtgggtgttttttaaaaatatttccatCTCAGACTGAGCGAGACAGGCTGCTTTCAACAGTGATTCAGAAGGTCTCTGTGCTCGAAGGGGGGTGACCCACATGAAACGTGAAACACGGAAGCCAGACTTGGACCTCGGGGTCACATGCCAGACACGATGATGTCTGTGTTTGCGTTCGCGGTGAACTTCCTCTGACTGGCGCTTCGCTTGGGTCAGACACCCGTAACGGAGTCCGTGTGTCCGGCCTCCTTTTGCTGTTGACAGGAAACTTGCCGTGAGTGATGGTGAGCCCCAGAAAAGTGGCCTGGAGCTGACGGACGCCAGCCACATCACACACAGCATGGTAAGCCATCCTGCTCTGAATCGCCTCCTTTAGTCCCGAGCCGCTCTCGGATGCCCGGCCGTCCGCCCGCCTTCTCCCTTCTCCGCGCATCGGCGAGGGCGGACATATTTGATTACAATCTACTGATCTTCTGGGCTGCTGGCGCAATTTGCAAATGGGGCCTGCAGCTTATAAAATCTGAAATGGATCAAGCTGCAGCCAAGCAGGAAACGTAATTAATCTGCTTCCTGGCATTAGTGATCTCCAGTGTGTGCCTGACCGGTGAGCTCTGCGCTAGCCCTTCAGCCGGAGATGGGCTGGGCGGATCTATgcacccaccccccctaaacaaaaaaaccaCAGGCAGCATTCCCCCTCTCGTCCTCAATACAATTCCGGCCTCTAATGACCTTCATGCCTTCTATTTCCTGTTTtgagtttttttgtgtgtgtgtgtcttttttttttttttaatgaagctTGGGGATGAGGAGGCCTGTAGtaatttaaagatttttttcctaGTATATTTGTggtattttacttaaaaatgcTCATTATATTTCAGCGTCTAAGTATTAGTGTATgaattttcccagaatgcaccagtAAGAAAGGGAGGGGCTGTCCTATTAACCTATCTAATGCTGGCCCTCGGGCTCTGTTGCAGGTCGATGCGAGTGCGGCCTGCAGGATGAACCCGCTCGCTGCGCTGGGCATGGACCGCGGCGGCCTGATGAGGGAGGGTCTACACGTGCATGGAGGCATGGTCTACCCGGGCATCCGGGCCCTGTCAGCCGACAAGGCCCGGGAGGGAGCAGCACTGCCCCTAGGATATGTTGGCGACCGCCTCCCCGACCTGCACTACAAGCCTGACGTCTCGCTGGAGGGCAGGAAGCCCGCTAACGGCTATGTGGGCCTCTACAAGAGCCCTCCTCCGGGCCTTCAGAAGCCGGTCCTGGTGCCGGTGAGCGGTGGGGACACCTTGGGCCTAGACCGGCGCGTGGGGCCGGCGGACAAATCCCCGGAGCTGGGCCTGAACGGCAGCGGCAGCTACCTGCACCTGCCCTGGGTGAGCCCCTATGGAGATGCGGGGATGTACCCCTATCTGGAGCCCAGCAAGTACCCCACGCTAAGCATGGCCTCCTTCATCTCCCAGCCCAGCCCCTTCCTGCCACAACACCTGGCGTACCAGTCGCTCTGCGGCGCCGGGGGCAGCACAGCCGGCTCCGAGCGCTTGTTCTACATGCCCCCGTACCCCCCGGCTCCCATATCCTCCCCTCTGGCGCCCCCCATGAGGATCCCCACAGCCACAGTAGCCCCAGCCGCACTCTCCCCGCTGGTGCACTGTCAGGAGAACAGCCTGCAGAGTTTAGGACCCAGGATCCACCACGAGCCCTCAGCCTTCGGTCAGCAGCTGCACCAGCAGCCGCCGCAGACTCACCACCCGTCCCACAGTAGCAAGCCAGCACGCGCATCTGGGAAGAGCTCTTCTGGTGGCGGTGGCCTCTCCGTGGATTCGGTCCCGTCCCCTATCTCCATCTCCCGGCCGCAGACCTCGatcccacctccaccccccctcatGGAGAGCAACATGGATTTCCAGAAGCCCCTCCCACCGGGACCTCCCGCTTCCTCGtcgtcctcctcttcctcctcgtcTTCCTCGCCGTCTGCTCCCCATCCATACTACATAACCAGTATGGCGTCGGAGCACTCCTCTCCCACCCGCGGCGGGAGCCACAAATCCAAGGTGAAGGAAGGAGGCACAGAGCACCGGGTTAGCGGGGTCGAGCGCAAGCCCAGCAGGTCGCCCTCCAAGCCGGCTGAGAAGCACCTTCAGCAGCCCCCCACCAAAGACCCTGCAGATAAGCCCTTGGATTTGTCTGCCAAGATGGATTTTGGAGCAACTCCTAATGGATTTCCCCCAAAACTAGAGCCCTTTGCCAAACTGGGTCACTCCCCCTCGTCTTGCTATGGGCTGCCACCCAGCCGGGAGCTTCTCAAGGAGACgatgtccccctccccctcttcctCGGCAGGAGCTCCCTCCAAACCCTCTGAGAGGCCAGAAATCATCAGCACTTTGCACTCGTCCTGGGTGGTGCCCGGCCCGGCACCCGCCCTCGTCCCCATTCCCGCCCCGGTCCTCCATCCGGACTCCGGCCAGAGCAAAGCCCCGTCCGTCATCAAAAACAAGAATCTGGAGCGCGTTACACCGCAGCAGCGCAGCTCCTCTTGCCCCCGCATTGGCGAGCCCAACGCTGGCCCGGCCCCCCAGCCGGCCCCCACCGTGCCCACCTCCACCAGCCGCCCGGCGTCTGCATCCCCTTCCCCCAATGTGACTGCTGATTGGCCCAAGCCAGAGAAATGCCCTGCCCCTGTCCACACGAGCAGCCAATCATCTTCTGGGAAGGCAGTGAAGATGCCTAAGAAGGCCGAAACCCAGGATGTGGTTTACAAGCCGCAGCCACCTCACCTGGAGAATGGCCACGCCCCCAGCCGCCTCTACCTGTCCCAGAGCGAGGCCTTCCTACCCCCCACCTTAGCCTATAATCGATACCTGCCCTACTCCGTCCCCGACAGCCTGTCCCTTCCTCACATACCATTGCCAGGGAAGGGTCCAGTTTACCCCCACCCCGTTCTGTTGAGCAGCAGCAGTCTGTATCCCCCCCGCCTAACCCCCAAACCCAGCCTCCCCTATGGACTCCCCTCTGGCCACGGGGACTTCTTGACCTACGACTCCCGTGAGATGGTTCACCCCCTGATGTCTCCGCACCTAACACTGGACCCCAAGAGTGGCGAGCGCCCAGAGCGACGCTCTGGCCTTCCGGCGAAGTCCCTGCAGGGCGAGGACATGCCCCACAGGGCTCGCCATGTGGTGGAAGCTGGCGACGTCGCGCACAGGGAAGCGGACAAGTCCGCGGCCCATGATGCCAAGCGCTCCAACAAGCCCCTGGCAGCCGGGAAGGAGAAGATGGTCTGTATTGACCTGGTCCAGGCTGACACAGATGGAGGTGCTCAGATAACCAAAAACGTCATCCCTTGCACCAGGAAAGGAGACCCCAACAGGCCCAGTGGTAGCGAACCGGAGCTCATGCAGCTCCTGCTATCTGGACAGACCGCTGGGGTCGGCTGTGCCCCGCAGAAGCCGGCCGAGGCAGAGAGGCAGCCGGAGATATGCGGCGGACTGCGGCTCCTGGAGCCGCCTCGGTCGCTGGGGGTCTGCCAGCGGTACGGATCACCAGAGTCCAGCACAGGCGAGGAGAGTCCTTTGGGGCTGAGCCCCCTGCCGGATTTGGCTGAGCAGCAGACGCTGCGCTGTGCCAGGACCTCCGGCGACCGGACCGCCGACGAGGCCGACTCACGGCCAGAAAGGCACGGTCTACCCCTGTACGCGGATCTGGTGGCCCAGGGCCTCGATTGCCTGGGGTCCCACATGGACAACATTGACAGCGACGGGGGCCACGGCTCCTCCAAGAACAGGAGGTCGAGCTTGGCGAAAAGGATTGCCAACTCCTCAGGCTACGTGGGTGACCGCTTCAAGTGCGTCACCAACGAGCTGTACACAGACTCCAGCAAGCTGAGCCGCGAACAGCGCGCCCTGCAGGTCAGCACCCGCAACCGTGCCGGACTACCTCTGTTTTTACTATTGtcattataatttttttgttgcttAATTAACACGTTTTTCCAAAGACGTACACCTCATTAAAATTTGAGTAATACTTTTAAAAGATTAATTATCCCGCTTTCTGCTGTGGCGAGGGCCCCCGCCACGATTTGACCTGGCAACCTTTCAGTCACGACTCGAGCGCCGTCTCCACAGTGCCGTTTGTCCGCAGAGCCAGAAAGGGATGGTTTGCATGCTTCTGTCTTGCTGGCTTTCACAGGCAACAGCTCTGGACGGTGTAGAGAAGAGAAGGAAAGGGTGGAAAATTTATGAAAGCTGtggaaaataccaaaaaattaggtgtttttttttgttttgttttttttttttgctaagtAGATTTAGTGTTGGGTTTCTCAGGGTGCATGTGTCTGACAGGTGTCCTCAGAGCCCAGGTCTGCTGTCACCTGCTGTCACTCTCAGGACGCCTGCCACGGTCACATAGGCAGCCTGCGGACTGTTTGTAGCATTCTCAGCCTcgaagggggggagggggattaaTACGACGAAACACGATTGCAGAAACCCCATGGGTTTGTACTGCTAGAGGCCATGGTTAACCTGCAGGTGTGCCCGAGGCCGGGGGGGGGTAGTATGtgaagcccccccctccccccgacaaGGGCAGCGCCTGCCCCCAGCCGTTTAAGCATCAGACACCCCGTAAATGTCTTGGCACAAGCTGCCCTCCGCGTTCGCCTGGAACAGATTAGCGGGACCCTCTATGTCACCGTTAATCACTCACACGCAGCCCCGCGGCCCCCCGGGGGTGACTCACCCGCATgtgcctgcccctcccccccccatgagcTGCCGCTGCCTGCGCCGTTTGTTTACTCGGGTTTTTAATTCTCGTCGGAGCGGGGAGCGGGAGAGATTACCCGCGCTGTCCTGATGTGGTGAATGCGCCTTTGTGTGTCTCTGCTTTCcgatttcatttatttttatgcttaTAATTAAAGACCCCGAACAGAAAACTAttaaagcagtttttttttttgggaatcgGAATTATGAACTTGAACCTTTCCCCCCGTTACACTATTAAATGGGCTTAATTTTAACCATGAGTGGTTACCGGGTTACCGGCGCAGAAGCTGCCTTATTAGTCCCATTGCTGTGCATTTATTCGCGTTGCCGCCTCTGCAACACATTCCCTGTACcggtggttggggggggcggtttgTCTGAGTGCTAAAATGTCATCGAAGTGATGAAAGATACATTAAGCCGGCATTTTAATTACCCAGGCAGAGGGCTTAtcgcggggggggagggggggcagtggttTATGCCGACCTGCCCCTTGCTGTGAGGTTTGCTGTTTGTGCTCCTGGGGGCACGTTGAGATTTTAGCGCTTTGATGCGGTTTCGCAGGCTACAGCGGCCTGGTCTCGGGGCTGGGGGGTTTGTGCCGGAGGGGGGTCCTTGCTGTTTGCCCATCACTTAAGGTGCTCTGGCCATGACGCTGTCGGTTTGCAGCTGGATGGAGGACACTAGATGGCAGGCTGCACTGTGTCTGTCTTGGTGCAGTGGCACACTCGGAACCtcacgtgcgtgtgtgtatgtgtgtgtgtgtgtggttacagCGGGCCATGTTGCGGTTCTCCGAGCTGGAGCTGAAGGAGAGGGGGAGCATCGGACTGACAGGTCGGGAGCTGGCAGAGGGCATCGGCGACGACAGCCACCATGGCAGAGGCAGAGTCAGCGACGGCCTGGAGAGGGACGGTAAGGGGCCCACGTTggcgcacgcatgcacacacacacacacacacacacacacacacacacacacacacacacacacacacacacagatcctgAGTAAGCCAACCCTCTgtctcatgcacacacactggacccctcccccttccctctctctcccgtACACAAGCTGCCATGACACTCCCCAACACCCCAGTatggcgcgcacacacacacacacacacacacaccacacacacacacacacaccacacacacaccacacacccAACACGGCAGCACAGTGAGTCACCGGGCAGGGCCCACCCATACGGCAAGGGACGTGCACAGATAACCAGTGTTTGCCTTCACTTTCCCTGGAAACGGCGTAGAAACACAGTCAGTGACATTGACACACTCCCGTGCGCTCAGGACCAAGCATGACGGGTGTGTTCTGGGAGTCTCAGCAAGCAGACCTATGGTCAGATACCAAGTGGCCATGTTGAGTCTTCCTTCCGGGTCCCTGAGAggtggtgcattatgggatattTGTGACGCCAGCCATCTGGCTACAGCACAACAGCACACCGTATCCAGTCGCAGCGTGTCGCCCATCTCTGCCTGACAGCAGAAAATAGACCTTAACATATTTTTGAAGTCTTTCACTTGCCTCCTTACGGGTGCCTTAAAATTTCCTGCTTTGAATCTGATtagtttgctgtttttttttcaaaacaatcaGATAAGATCTAGTCATGCATGTCCTTTTCCCAGAGCTCCCAAATTTATGCTAGTCTTGACAAGCGGGTCTGGGGGGGCTGGAGGTCTGAGAGTCCATGGCGGGAAGCGGGGCTACCCCGGGGCTGACCCCAGGCTGACCCCAAAGCGTTCTGTTTTTCTTCCTGCATCTAGCAATCGCcggacattttttttcttcttcatgtgAATGGCGAAGCTTTCTGGTTGCTATGGGCAAAGTGGACGGGGTTGCCATGGCTACCCCCCCTCGCCCCAACCCTGCCACCCGCTCCGTCTCCtctcaacacccccccccccccccccccccttactctTGGCCGTGGCGTTGCCATAACATGAACACAAAAATAAATCCCGCTTGCTGTGGCTCCGGAAGTCCGCGTTCTGCAGGCGAGACGGGAGGCCATGACCAGCGGAACTGTGGCACATCTGGGTGCCTCACACGgacgccggggggggggggggcaaggcacGCTGGCCGGCTTTGGTCCCACACACGGCTCCTGGCTGCGCTGACACATTCCAGGGGAGATgcacttttttttcctccatctTTACGCAGAGCACAACACCAGGGACTGAGCGGGAGGTGgccaaaccccccctccccccggagCATGCTTGTGTTGGACCCAGGTTCGCCGTGACGTTTCTGGGCTAATTACAGCACAGGGAGGGGGCAGGCAGGGAAGTGGAGATTAATGGAGATTCGGCACTGTGTTGGGAAGGGTGTGGTGAAAGTTGGAAAAAACGACCGGCTggcgggtggtgggggggggggggtggtggcggcagctctttgtgtttttgtttgacTGGATTTTCCGTCCTGCTGTGCCGTTACGGTTCTGGGAAGCCCTTCTGCGTGCAGGTCAGG
This window of the Paramormyrops kingsleyae isolate MSU_618 chromosome 1, PKINGS_0.4, whole genome shotgun sequence genome carries:
- the LOC111838208 gene encoding BCL-6 corepressor isoform X1, which translates into the protein MLSATPLYGTFHSWMGNERVHTCAINEDRKLAVSDGEPQKSGLELTDASHITHSMVDASAACRMNPLAALGMDRGGLMREGLHVHGGMVYPGIRALSADKAREGAALPLGYVGDRLPDLHYKPDVSLEGRKPANGYVGLYKSPPPGLQKPVLVPVSGGDTLGLDRRVGPADKSPELGLNGSGSYLHLPWVSPYGDAGMYPYLEPSKYPTLSMASFISQPSPFLPQHLAYQSLCGAGGSTAGSERLFYMPPYPPAPISSPLAPPMRIPTATVAPAALSPLVHCQENSLQSLGPRIHHEPSAFGQQLHQQPPQTHHPSHSSKPARASGKSSSGGGGLSVDSVPSPISISRPQTSIPPPPPLMESNMDFQKPLPPGPPASSSSSSSSSSSSPSAPHPYYITSMASEHSSPTRGGSHKSKVKEGGTEHRVSGVERKPSRSPSKPAEKHLQQPPTKDPADKPLDLSAKMDFGATPNGFPPKLEPFAKLGHSPSSCYGLPPSRELLKETMSPSPSSSAGAPSKPSERPEIISTLHSSWVVPGPAPALVPIPAPVLHPDSGQSKAPSVIKNKNLERVTPQQRSSSCPRIGEPNAGPAPQPAPTVPTSTSRPASASPSPNVTADWPKPEKCPAPVHTSSQSSSGKAVKMPKKAETQDVVYKPQPPHLENGHAPSRLYLSQSEAFLPPTLAYNRYLPYSVPDSLSLPHIPLPGKGPVYPHPVLLSSSSLYPPRLTPKPSLPYGLPSGHGDFLTYDSREMVHPLMSPHLTLDPKSGERPERRSGLPAKSLQGEDMPHRARHVVEAGDVAHREADKSAAHDAKRSNKPLAAGKEKMVCIDLVQADTDGGAQITKNVIPCTRKGDPNRPSGSEPELMQLLLSGQTAGVGCAPQKPAEAERQPEICGGLRLLEPPRSLGVCQRYGSPESSTGEESPLGLSPLPDLAEQQTLRCARTSGDRTADEADSRPERHGLPLYADLVAQGLDCLGSHMDNIDSDGGHGSSKNRRSSLAKRIANSSGYVGDRFKCVTNELYTDSSKLSREQRALQRAMLRFSELELKERGSIGLTGRELAEGIGDDSHHGRGRVSDGLERDGILLACGSNRVPVLQRCTPQGETTPLREWDGNAGATPLPLSARDTSRGLALIGKRPHAEEEEEGEGDEEAERLASLLKRPRLIMDDWPLGAPGRPPEPVSVDTGNLKVCIELRGLRLSRPPHLQCLLEFWERSEVGADTALAPREPVAPPPLAFARREAHPTDRKVRGSSPDERPTKKCSEFNRSWCDAALRDPDAEQASPRACLQAGRPDPCSPDDGSTRMLDRRQGTRDSEAEKPKGKRQCKTKHLSLQERRRASGGAEDCPQLEPEPAPEHEVALRPAAAKQPISPAYYDDSPAKTCPPSPCPAAPPMALQSLPSQPSPLPAGNPPPETPASRPMPPEARRLIVNKNAGETLLQRAARLGYEEVVLYCLENKVCDVNHRDNAGYCALHEACARGWLSIVQHLVEYGADINCSAQDGTRPLHDAVENDHLEVVRLLLSHGSDPTLATYSGRGLLKMTHSDLMENFLLDYFADLQGHDDEDPELRWDFYGSSVCEPAKDPATFDILADPPGPGDDEEDLQQRGVFEFEFSDRPLLPCYNIQVSLSQGPRNWLLLSDVLKRLKMSARAFRTAFAHIEVATIAEAEFYKQASLSQLFSSPEELEGFLPNSKELLDLVEISGELATLLGSSVECLDSRWEPVAAATS
- the LOC111838208 gene encoding BCL-6 corepressor isoform X3; this encodes MLSATPLYGTFHSWMGNERVHTCAINEDRKLAVSDGEPQKSGLELTDASHITHSMVDASAACRMNPLAALGMDRGGLMREGLHVHGGMVYPGIRALSADKAREGAALPLGYVGDRLPDLHYKPDVSLEGRKPANGYVGLYKSPPPGLQKPVLVPVSGGDTLGLDRRVGPADKSPELGLNGSGSYLHLPWVSPYGDAGMYPYLEPSKYPTLSMASFISQPSPFLPQHLAYQSLCGAGGSTAGSERLFYMPPYPPAPISSPLAPPMRIPTATVAPAALSPLVHCQENSLQSLGPRIHHEPSAFGQQLHQQPPQTHHPSHSSKPARASGKSSSGGGGLSVDSVPSPISISRPQTSIPPPPPLMESNMDFQKPLPPGPPASSSSSSSSSSSSPSAPHPYYITSMASEHSSPTRGGSHKSKVKEGGTEHRVSGVERKPSRSPSKPAEKHLQQPPTKDPADKPLDLSAKMDFGATPNGFPPKLEPFAKLGHSPSSCYGLPPSRELLKETMSPSPSSSAGAPSKPSERPEIISTLHSSWVVPGPAPALVPIPAPVLHPDSGQSKAPSVIKNKNLERVTPQQRSSSCPRIGEPNAGPAPQPAPTVPTSTSRPASASPSPNVTADWPKPEKCPAPVHTSSQSSSGKAVKMPKKAETQDVVYKPQPPHLENGHAPSRLYLSQSEAFLPPTLAYNRYLPYSVPDSLSLPHIPLPGKGPVYPHPVLLSSSSLYPPRLTPKPSLPYGLPSGHGDFLTYDSREMVHPLMSPHLTLDPKSGERPERRSGLPAKSLQGEDMPHRARHVVEAGDVAHREADKSAAHDAKRSNKPLAAGKEKMVCIDLVQADTDGGAQITKNVIPCTRKGDPNRPSGSEPELMQLLLSGQTAGVGCAPQKPAEAERQPEICGGLRLLEPPRSLGVCQRYGSPESSTGEESPLGLSPLPDLAEQQTLRCARTSGDRTADEADSRPERHGLPLYADLVAQGLDCLGSHMDNIDSDGGHGSSKNRRSSLAKRIANSSGYVGDRFKCVTNELYTDSSKLSREQRALQRAMLRFSELELKERGSIGLTGRELAEGIGDDSHHGRGRVSDGLERDGILLACGSNRVPVLQRCTPQGETTPLREWDGNAGATPLPLSARDTSRGLALIGKRPHAEEEEEGEGDEEAERLASLLKRPRLIMASPRACLQAGRPDPCSPDDGSTRMLDRRQGTRDSEAEKPKGKRQCKTKHLSLQERRRASGGAEDCPQLEPEPAPEHEVALRPAAAKQPISPAYYDDSPAKTCPPSPCPAAPPMALQSLPSQPSPLPAGNPPPETPASRPMPPEARRLIVNKNAGETLLQRAARLGYEEVVLYCLENKVCDVNHRDNAGYCALHEACARGWLSIVQHLVEYGADINCSAQDGTRPLHDAVENDHLEVVRLLLSHGSDPTLATYSGRGLLKMTHSDLMENFLLDYFADLQGHDDEDPELRWDFYGSSVCEPAKDPATFDILADPPGPGDDEEDLQQRGVFEFEFSDRPLLPCYNIQVSLSQGPRNWLLLSDVLKRLKMSARAFRTAFAHIEVATIAEAEFYKQASLSQLFSSPEELEGFLPNSKELLDLVEISGELATLLGSSVECLDSRWEPVAAATS
- the LOC111838208 gene encoding BCL-6 corepressor isoform X2, with translation MVDASAACRMNPLAALGMDRGGLMREGLHVHGGMVYPGIRALSADKAREGAALPLGYVGDRLPDLHYKPDVSLEGRKPANGYVGLYKSPPPGLQKPVLVPVSGGDTLGLDRRVGPADKSPELGLNGSGSYLHLPWVSPYGDAGMYPYLEPSKYPTLSMASFISQPSPFLPQHLAYQSLCGAGGSTAGSERLFYMPPYPPAPISSPLAPPMRIPTATVAPAALSPLVHCQENSLQSLGPRIHHEPSAFGQQLHQQPPQTHHPSHSSKPARASGKSSSGGGGLSVDSVPSPISISRPQTSIPPPPPLMESNMDFQKPLPPGPPASSSSSSSSSSSSPSAPHPYYITSMASEHSSPTRGGSHKSKVKEGGTEHRVSGVERKPSRSPSKPAEKHLQQPPTKDPADKPLDLSAKMDFGATPNGFPPKLEPFAKLGHSPSSCYGLPPSRELLKETMSPSPSSSAGAPSKPSERPEIISTLHSSWVVPGPAPALVPIPAPVLHPDSGQSKAPSVIKNKNLERVTPQQRSSSCPRIGEPNAGPAPQPAPTVPTSTSRPASASPSPNVTADWPKPEKCPAPVHTSSQSSSGKAVKMPKKAETQDVVYKPQPPHLENGHAPSRLYLSQSEAFLPPTLAYNRYLPYSVPDSLSLPHIPLPGKGPVYPHPVLLSSSSLYPPRLTPKPSLPYGLPSGHGDFLTYDSREMVHPLMSPHLTLDPKSGERPERRSGLPAKSLQGEDMPHRARHVVEAGDVAHREADKSAAHDAKRSNKPLAAGKEKMVCIDLVQADTDGGAQITKNVIPCTRKGDPNRPSGSEPELMQLLLSGQTAGVGCAPQKPAEAERQPEICGGLRLLEPPRSLGVCQRYGSPESSTGEESPLGLSPLPDLAEQQTLRCARTSGDRTADEADSRPERHGLPLYADLVAQGLDCLGSHMDNIDSDGGHGSSKNRRSSLAKRIANSSGYVGDRFKCVTNELYTDSSKLSREQRALQRAMLRFSELELKERGSIGLTGRELAEGIGDDSHHGRGRVSDGLERDGILLACGSNRVPVLQRCTPQGETTPLREWDGNAGATPLPLSARDTSRGLALIGKRPHAEEEEEGEGDEEAERLASLLKRPRLIMDDWPLGAPGRPPEPVSVDTGNLKVCIELRGLRLSRPPHLQCLLEFWERSEVGADTALAPREPVAPPPLAFARREAHPTDRKVRGSSPDERPTKKCSEFNRSWCDAALRDPDAEQASPRACLQAGRPDPCSPDDGSTRMLDRRQGTRDSEAEKPKGKRQCKTKHLSLQERRRASGGAEDCPQLEPEPAPEHEVALRPAAAKQPISPAYYDDSPAKTCPPSPCPAAPPMALQSLPSQPSPLPAGNPPPETPASRPMPPEARRLIVNKNAGETLLQRAARLGYEEVVLYCLENKVCDVNHRDNAGYCALHEACARGWLSIVQHLVEYGADINCSAQDGTRPLHDAVENDHLEVVRLLLSHGSDPTLATYSGRGLLKMTHSDLMENFLLDYFADLQGHDDEDPELRWDFYGSSVCEPAKDPATFDILADPPGPGDDEEDLQQRGVFEFEFSDRPLLPCYNIQVSLSQGPRNWLLLSDVLKRLKMSARAFRTAFAHIEVATIAEAEFYKQASLSQLFSSPEELEGFLPNSKELLDLVEISGELATLLGSSVECLDSRWEPVAAATS